One Bacillota bacterium DNA segment encodes these proteins:
- a CDS encoding copper amine oxidase N-terminal domain-containing protein yields SHFAFDNTCWQWEVGGWAREEFKSNPQVLPLKHYTPGFFMVSRYDQVGIFFYNENDLQMGVLPLSAGTLSGGPGMSAAPQQSQPPVQQPTASSPGGIKVLLNNRPLSFDQPPVIVNGRTMVPLRAIFQALGAEVNWDGATQTVTATRGDTVIILVIGSPTAFKDGETVTLSQPALLLGGRTMVPLRFVSEALGAEVNWDGATQTVTILD; encoded by the coding sequence TCCCACTTCGCCTTCGACAACACCTGCTGGCAGTGGGAGGTAGGAGGCTGGGCGCGGGAGGAGTTTAAATCAAACCCGCAAGTTTTGCCGCTCAAGCATTACACGCCCGGCTTTTTCATGGTGAGCCGCTACGACCAGGTAGGCATCTTCTTCTACAACGAAAACGACCTGCAAATGGGCGTGCTGCCCCTGTCAGCCGGCACGCTGAGCGGCGGCCCTGGCATGTCGGCCGCGCCCCAGCAGTCCCAGCCGCCCGTGCAGCAGCCGACTGCCTCCTCTCCGGGCGGGATAAAGGTCCTGCTCAACAACCGGCCGCTCTCCTTCGACCAGCCGCCGGTAATCGTCAACGGCCGGACCATGGTCCCCTTACGCGCTATTTTCCAGGCCCTGGGGGCTGAAGTGAACTGGGACGGCGCCACGCAGACCGTAACGGCAACCAGAGGGGACACGGTGATCATCCTGGTCATCGGATCTCCCACGGCTTTTAAGGACGGTGAGACGGTGACCCTGAGCCAGCCGGCGCTGCTGCTGGGCGGCCGCACCATGGTGCCCCTGCGCTTCGTCAGTGAAGCCCTGGGGGCCGAAGTGAACTGGGACGGCGCCACGCAGACGGTAACCATTTTAGACTAA